From one Thermomicrobiales bacterium genomic stretch:
- a CDS encoding leucyl aminopeptidase, which translates to MPARTTAQPPATQIAFATTVAAESAPDALVLTVPPGADGDAAWQGPLAEVDAALGGALRNALRDARFDGKVGSTLALSTLGQLPARRIVATGLPESGASTTDIRRAYGAALTAARKAGAKTVASPAPGSDAASYRAAVEGLLLAGYDFRGYKASRADDEGLTSWTFLAAETDSARKGVADGFTMASGIYLARDLVAEPGQAIYPETLAAVARQMATDNELDYREYDEKQLVEMGATAIYDVGKGSAHLPRMLHLTYKPAGESKGTIAFVGKGITFDTGGYNLKPTGAIETMKTDMAGAAAVIGAMRAIAGLDLPFTVYGIVASAENMASGTAFRPGDVLSTMNGKTIEITSTDAEGRLVLADALVYAAREGADEMIDLATLTGAKMIALGSEPVAVFANDDDLARRIVAAGTEAGDLFWHMPLWDALKPQIKSDIADMKNTGGRAGGAITAALLLAEFTEGKPWAHLDIAGACWADTARDDTPKGPTGIGVRALVNYLEAKAAE; encoded by the coding sequence ATGCCAGCTCGAACGACCGCCCAACCACCAGCGACACAGATTGCCTTTGCCACGACCGTCGCCGCCGAGTCCGCGCCCGATGCCCTCGTCCTGACTGTGCCTCCCGGCGCGGATGGGGATGCCGCCTGGCAGGGGCCGCTTGCTGAGGTCGATGCCGCGCTGGGGGGCGCGTTGCGCAACGCCCTTCGCGACGCGCGCTTCGATGGCAAGGTCGGATCGACCCTGGCGCTTTCGACGCTCGGGCAACTACCGGCCCGCCGGATCGTCGCGACCGGCCTGCCCGAATCTGGCGCCAGCACAACCGACATTCGCCGGGCATACGGCGCGGCGTTGACAGCGGCCCGCAAGGCCGGCGCGAAAACAGTGGCCAGCCCGGCCCCCGGCAGCGATGCGGCAAGCTATCGAGCAGCCGTGGAAGGCCTCCTGCTGGCCGGCTACGACTTCCGCGGCTATAAGGCCAGCCGCGCTGACGACGAGGGCCTGACCTCATGGACGTTCCTCGCCGCTGAGACGGACTCTGCCCGCAAGGGTGTCGCCGACGGGTTCACAATGGCGTCGGGCATTTACCTCGCGCGCGATCTCGTCGCGGAGCCGGGCCAGGCCATCTACCCGGAGACACTCGCAGCCGTCGCCCGACAGATGGCGACTGACAACGAGCTGGACTATCGCGAATATGACGAGAAGCAGCTCGTTGAGATGGGCGCGACGGCCATCTACGACGTCGGCAAGGGCAGCGCCCATCTGCCACGGATGCTGCATCTGACATACAAGCCGGCCGGCGAGTCGAAAGGCACGATCGCTTTCGTCGGCAAGGGGATCACATTCGACACAGGCGGCTATAACCTGAAGCCGACCGGCGCGATCGAGACGATGAAGACCGACATGGCCGGCGCGGCCGCGGTGATCGGCGCGATGCGCGCGATTGCCGGGCTGGATCTGCCATTTACCGTCTATGGCATCGTCGCCAGCGCCGAGAATATGGCTTCCGGCACGGCATTCCGCCCCGGTGATGTCCTCTCGACGATGAACGGTAAGACGATCGAGATTACCTCGACCGACGCCGAAGGCCGGCTGGTGCTCGCCGACGCGCTGGTCTATGCCGCCCGCGAGGGCGCCGACGAAATGATCGACCTGGCGACCCTCACTGGCGCGAAGATGATCGCGCTCGGATCCGAGCCAGTCGCGGTCTTCGCCAACGACGACGACCTCGCCCGACGGATCGTCGCGGCAGGAACAGAGGCCGGCGACCTGTTCTGGCATATGCCACTCTGGGATGCGCTGAAGCCACAGATCAAGAGCGACATCGCCGACATGAAGAACACCGGCGGCCGCGCTGGCGGCGCAATCACCGCCGCGTTGCTGCTGGCCGAGTTCACCGAGGGCAAGCCCTGGGCGCACCTCGACATCGCTGGCGCTTGCTGGGCCGACACCGCGCGTGACGACACGCCGAAGGGGCCGACCGGCATCGGCGTCCGCGCGCTGGTGAATTACCTCGAAGCCAAAGCCGCCGAATAA
- the ispH gene encoding 4-hydroxy-3-methylbut-2-enyl diphosphate reductase — translation MGDRRIILANEMGYCWGVRRALEIIQDAGDVANPVATIGDVIHNPQVVERLRSKGVDTAGTIEEAAQRGYTRVAITAHGAGPERAAEAERYGLELIDTTCPLVTKVQRMAQKLAKQGYTIVVYGDYFHPEVKGIMSWSGTTRVYPAKKIADLPWNAPRGSRKEGAVTPPRKVAIVSQTTKNTDELLRFVADLTALVSPEGGEVRITNTICEPTFERQNALKQLAREADVILAIGGKKSSNTARLAEVGNLMGVPSYHIERASDIDADWLEGKDAVGITAGASTPDDVIQSVIDHLVGYGFPAPIGGLRQVDLEATPSY, via the coding sequence ATGGGCGATCGACGAATCATATTGGCAAACGAGATGGGCTACTGCTGGGGCGTTCGCCGCGCACTGGAGATCATCCAGGATGCCGGCGATGTTGCCAACCCGGTGGCGACCATCGGCGACGTGATCCATAACCCGCAAGTTGTCGAGCGCTTGCGCTCCAAGGGTGTCGACACTGCCGGGACTATTGAAGAAGCGGCCCAGCGTGGCTATACGCGCGTGGCAATCACTGCCCACGGGGCCGGCCCTGAGCGCGCCGCCGAGGCCGAGCGCTACGGGCTGGAGCTGATCGACACGACCTGCCCGTTGGTGACCAAAGTCCAGCGCATGGCCCAGAAGCTGGCCAAGCAGGGCTACACCATCGTCGTCTATGGCGATTACTTTCACCCGGAGGTCAAGGGAATCATGTCCTGGTCCGGCACGACGCGGGTCTACCCGGCCAAGAAGATCGCCGACCTGCCGTGGAACGCGCCGCGCGGCTCGCGCAAGGAAGGCGCGGTGACGCCGCCACGTAAGGTCGCGATCGTCTCGCAGACGACCAAGAACACCGACGAGCTGCTGCGCTTCGTCGCCGATCTGACGGCGCTCGTGTCGCCGGAGGGTGGCGAGGTCCGGATCACCAACACGATCTGCGAGCCGACATTCGAGCGCCAGAACGCGCTGAAGCAGCTCGCCCGCGAGGCGGATGTCATCCTGGCGATCGGCGGCAAGAAGTCGTCCAATACAGCGCGGCTGGCCGAGGTTGGCAACCTGATGGGCGTGCCGAGCTACCACATCGAGCGCGCGTCGGATATCGACGCCGACTGGCTGGAGGGCAAGGACGCTGTCGGCATCACCGCCGGCGCGTCGACGCCGGATGATGTGATCCAGTCGGTCATCGACCATCTCGTCGGCTACGGCTTCCCGGCGCCGATAGGAGGGCTGCGACAGGTTGACCTCGAAGCAACACCGTCATACTAA